The following DNA comes from Pseudomonas marginalis.
CCCCTATATGCGGCCGTTTCAGCAGCCGGAGGATGTCAACCATCGTTTTCGTGACGGTAGCCAGTTTGAACAGTTAACTCGTCTCTACGACTTCGACCGACAGCTTCGCTTGCTGACCATGGATGCCATCGAGAGAGTCGAAATAGCATCGCGCTCGGCCATAAGCAACCACATGGGGCCCGCCCATGGCAGTCACTGGTATATAAACTCGCAGATGTTCCATCAGATGTTCGATCATCAGCGGCTGCTTACGACGCTGTCCCTCAAACAATCCACAGCCATGCGTCACTTCCAGCGCGAATGCGAGAGCATCGATCGATTGCGCGCGGACGACATGAGAAAACGCCTCCTTAAACGCCAAAGAGCTAAAGAAAGCTACGCCCGTTACTACCCAGCAACCTACGTCCACCCACCTCTTATGCCAGGCTGGGCCATGTTGGAGGAACTGACGCTGGGTGATTTATCCCACTTATATAAGGGCTTGGCGAAAGACGCGGATAAAAAGGCCATTGCCAAGCGCCTGGGACTTGCGGCCCCCCTCATGCAGTCCTGGCTGCACACCCTGACCACCATTCGAAACATGTGCGCCCATCATTCACGACTGTGGAACCGAGAGTTAGGCATTCGTCCCGAACTGCCAAGGAAAGCCAACTTCTTATGGCCGGGACAGCTCTTTCAGCCAGGGCCACACACCCGCATTTTTGCAGCACTCTGCATTCTGAATCACTTGATGCATCAGGTGAGCCCCCACAGTCACTGGGATCAACGCCTGCATCGCCTTATTTACGAATTTCCGGAAGTTAGCCTGAAAGCGATGGGCTTCCCTCTCGATTGGTATCAGGACCCTTTTTGGCATGCGCTTGGAAACAGAACACCCCGCTGCTTCCGGTAGCCTTCGCCAGCCCTTATAGTTGCCCCATTCCCGCTTTATTCGAGACGCCCCATGAGTGAGCCCACGCCGTACATCTTCGACGTCACCAGCGCCAATTTCGACCAGGCCGTGATCCAGAACTCCTTCGAAAAACCCGTGCTCGTGGATTTCTGGGCCGAGTGGTGCGCGCCGTGCAAGGCGTTGATGCCGATGCTGGCGCAGATTGCCCAGAGTTATCAGGGCGAGTTACTGCTCGCCAAGGTCGATTGCGAGGCCGAGCAGGACATCGTCGCGCGGTTTGGTATTC
Coding sequences within:
- a CDS encoding Abi family protein, whose protein sequence is MRTFSKPAIDVPAQLELLKHRGLNVQDEVGAASFLQSVSFFRLTPYMRPFQQPEDVNHRFRDGSQFEQLTRLYDFDRQLRLLTMDAIERVEIASRSAISNHMGPAHGSHWYINSQMFHQMFDHQRLLTTLSLKQSTAMRHFQRECESIDRLRADDMRKRLLKRQRAKESYARYYPATYVHPPLMPGWAMLEELTLGDLSHLYKGLAKDADKKAIAKRLGLAAPLMQSWLHTLTTIRNMCAHHSRLWNRELGIRPELPRKANFLWPGQLFQPGPHTRIFAALCILNHLMHQVSPHSHWDQRLHRLIYEFPEVSLKAMGFPLDWYQDPFWHALGNRTPRCFR